A genomic stretch from Canis lupus familiaris isolate Mischka breed German Shepherd chromosome 15, alternate assembly UU_Cfam_GSD_1.0, whole genome shotgun sequence includes:
- the LOC111098919 gene encoding ragulator complex protein LAMTOR3-like encodes MLPRVEGRHTIVSDKGRVPSIKVVNDNAPEHTLQPGFLSVLRLHQTRGANLNFQKNKSNICYYNTYQVIQFDCLPLVGSFIANGNASTGLSV; translated from the coding sequence ATGTTGCCAAGGGTTGAAGGGCGCCACACTATTGTGTCAGATAAAGGCAGAGTGCCTAGTATTAAAGTGGTCAATGATAATGCTCCAGAGCACACCTTGCAACCTGGTTTCTTATCAGTTTTGCGTTTGCATCAGACCAGGGGAGCAAacttgaattttcaaaaaaataaaagtaatatctGCTACTATAACACCTATCAGGTGATTCAGTTCGATTGTTTACCTTTGGTGGGGAGTTTCATAGCTAACGGCAATGCCAGTACAGGGCTGTCAGTCTAG